TGCCAGTTGAGCATCAGGTAGCTGAAGTCCGCGATCGGATCGCCCAGCGTCGACAGCTCCCAGTCGAGCACCGCGATGATGCGGGCTTCGGTCTTGTGGAAGATCACGTTGTCGAGCCGGTAGTCACCGTGGACCACGCTGCTCGCGATCTGCGGAGGGATGGTCTGCGGCAGCCATTCGATCAGCCGCTCCATTTCGGGCATCAGCTCGGTTTCGGACAGCTTGTACTGCTTGGTCCAACGGGCGATCTGGCGCGCGCAGTAATCGGTCGGCTTGCCGTAATCGCCCATGCCGATGTTTTCAGGCTGGTTCAGGTGAAGATCGGCCATGGTGTCGATCAGCGCGTTGTAGTGCTGGCGGCGTTCGTCTGGCGTCAGGCCGGGCAGCGCGCCGTTCCACAAGCTGCGGCCATCTGCCATGCTCATCACGAAGAACTTCGATCCGATCACTTCAGGGTCTTCGCAGAGCCCATAGGTGCGCGGGACCGGGAAACCGGTCGGGAACAGCCCCGTCATCGCCGCATATTCGCGGTCGACCGCATGGGCGCTGGGGAGAAGCTTGCCGAAGGGCTGGCGACGCAGGACGTAAGAGGCGTTCGGCGTGTCGATCCGGTAAGTCGGGTTCGACTGGCCACCCTTGAACTTGGTGTAGCTGATCGGGCCTGCGAAGCCTTCGACATTGGCTTCGAACCATGTGGTCAGCGCGCCCAGATCGAGTGCGTCCTTCTCGGTCACTTCGACCGTGCCGACCATTTCCGTGTCGAAATCAATATCCATCAGTCGAACACCACCACGGTGCGGGCCGAGGTGCCGGCGCGCATTATGTTGAAACCTTCATTCACCGCTTCCAGCGGGATGCGCTCGGCGATGATCGTGTCCAGATCGAGCAGCCCGCGCAGGTAGAAGTCGACGAGGCGCGGCAGATCGACGGGGAAGTGGTTCATCCCCATCAGCGCGCCCATCAGCTTTTTGCCGCCGAGCAGGTCGAAGGCCGATAGCCCGACCTTGCAGTCGAGCGGCATCATGCCGAGGATCACTGCCGTCCCGCCGCGCTTGAGGCTGGCGACCGCGAGATCCGCCGAAGCCTGACGGCCCACCGCCTCGATCCCCCAATCGACCCCGCCGCCCGAAATCGCGATGATCTGCTTGGCCGCGTCTTCGGCTAGGGCATCGACCGTGTGGGTCGCGCCCAGCACCTTGGCGAGTTCGCGCTTTTCGGGGAGCGGATCGGCGGCGATGATCTTGGCCGCGCCGGCGATTTTCGCGGCGTTGATTGCGGCAAGACCCACGCCGCCGCAGCCGACCACCAGCACAGTCTCGCCCGGGGTGACCTTGCAGGCGTTGAAGATCGTCCCCGCGCCCGTCGTCACTGCGCAGCCGAGCAGGGCGGCGCGGTCAAACGGCATGTCCTTGTCGATGGCGACGCAGGCGTGTTCATGGATCAGCATCTGTTCGGACAGGGCCGACAGGTTGAGCATCTGGTTGACCGGCGACCCGTCGGCAAAGGCAATGCGCGAGGCATCGCCCTTGGCGCGGCGGGTATCGCCGCCGAGGCACAGCGCCATGCGGCCGGTGACGCAGAACTCGCAGTGGCCGCAGAAGGCCGACAGGCAGCTGACGACGTGATCGCCGGGCTTCACGGTACGCACTTCGGAGCCGACCGCGCGCACGATCCCCGCAGCCTCATGGCCGGGAATGCAGGGCAGGGCGTGGGGGTAATGCCCGTCGATGAAGTGCAGGTCAGAATGGCAGAGCCCGCAGGCCTTTGTGTCGATCAGCACCTCGTGCGGGCCGGGATCGGCATAGGTCACTTCAGCGATTCTGAGCCCCTCGCCGGGTGCTTCAAGTATGGCGGCTTTTGCCAATGGCCTTCTCCGTCTTCCCCCTCCTCTTGAGAGGAGGGGCGCGAGACTTGGCGGCTTTGCCGCCTAGTCGCAGCGGGGTGGTGTCTGTCGCGCTCGCTGCGCTCGCCACCACCCCCCGACCCCCTCCTCTAAAGAGGAGGGGGAGATTGCGATCAGCGCGCCACGCCCATGTCGCCCGAGCTGAAGCTCTGCGGTTCGACCGCCCGGCCATGATCGCCGCGCAGGGCGTTGGCCGTGGGGCCGGGGCGGGGTGCGTGCTTGGCGAACTCCATGTGCGCGATCGAGCGGGCGTGGACTTCGTCCGGCCCATCCGCCAGACGCAGGGTGCGCTGGTTGGCGTAGCTGCGGGCGAGGCCGTAATCGTCCGATACGCCGCCACCGCCATGGGCCTGGATCGCATCGTCGATGATCCGCAGCGCCATGTTGGGGGCCTGCACCTTGATCATGGCGATTTCCTGTTTGGCCGCCTTGTTGCCGACCTTGTCCATCATGTCGGCCGCCTTGAGGCAGAGCAGACGGGTCATGTCGATATCGATGCGCGCACGCGCCACGCGCTCTTCCCAGACCGAGTGCTTGTAAACCGGCTTGCCGA
This DNA window, taken from Porphyrobacter sp. ULC335, encodes the following:
- a CDS encoding phosphotransferase family protein, giving the protein MDIDFDTEMVGTVEVTEKDALDLGALTTWFEANVEGFAGPISYTKFKGGQSNPTYRIDTPNASYVLRRQPFGKLLPSAHAVDREYAAMTGLFPTGFPVPRTYGLCEDPEVIGSKFFVMSMADGRSLWNGALPGLTPDERRQHYNALIDTMADLHLNQPENIGMGDYGKPTDYCARQIARWTKQYKLSETELMPEMERLIEWLPQTIPPQIASSVVHGDYRLDNVIFHKTEARIIAVLDWELSTLGDPIADFSYLMLNWHNPADGRAGLLGLDIEALGIPSQEEAVERYVARTGWPVPPMDWYFSYNLFRLAGIMQGIKKRVIDGTASSAHAQAMSDRVRPLAERAYHFALQAGMPA
- a CDS encoding zinc-binding dehydrogenase; the encoded protein is MAKAAILEAPGEGLRIAEVTYADPGPHEVLIDTKACGLCHSDLHFIDGHYPHALPCIPGHEAAGIVRAVGSEVRTVKPGDHVVSCLSAFCGHCEFCVTGRMALCLGGDTRRAKGDASRIAFADGSPVNQMLNLSALSEQMLIHEHACVAIDKDMPFDRAALLGCAVTTGAGTIFNACKVTPGETVLVVGCGGVGLAAINAAKIAGAAKIIAADPLPEKRELAKVLGATHTVDALAEDAAKQIIAISGGGVDWGIEAVGRQASADLAVASLKRGGTAVILGMMPLDCKVGLSAFDLLGGKKLMGALMGMNHFPVDLPRLVDFYLRGLLDLDTIIAERIPLEAVNEGFNIMRAGTSARTVVVFD